From the genome of Bos javanicus breed banteng chromosome 20, ARS-OSU_banteng_1.0, whole genome shotgun sequence:
TTTTACTTCACTGTGATCCTCTTTTAGTTCCAATTAATTACAACTTTAAAACACCTTGCACACTCAAAATTTCTAAGAGGCAGTAAGCCTTAACGTGATAAAATTGTTTTGTTTCGTCCctaagtcctgtcccactctttttgcgactccgtggaccgCAGCCTggcaggcgcctctgtccatggggtttctcaagcgagaatactggaatgggttgccttttcctttttcccgacacagggattgaacccacatctcctgcattggcaggcgaatttttTACAAGTGAGCCACTGGAAAGATTATGAAAAAATTAACTGGatgctatttattttcttcctgtctcAGTGACTATATATCTATGACAATTATATATCTTGGAGTTATTTTTTTAGAAGCAAATTTATGtacaaaaatgaaatttctctTCAGATTATATATATTGAGGTCCATAGGAAAGGTCCATTACCTTACTGAAACTCATTTAAAACAGTGGTAAATGATTCAGTAACAGATGTGCTTATAACCTGTATTTTGAGAATTCACATTTTTTGAGTTTATGTCTTGACAATATTTGGATAAAAATCATTAATCCTTATTTCTTAATACTTATTACAAAGATAGGGGCCCAAAATTATACTTAAATCTTAATATCCTAGAGAtgctaaagcaaaggaaaccaattcataatctattttctatttttcataaaaatgaaaattgtcatttttcatattaataaaaGCCTGTATTAAGTTGCTAACACTTGATCTGAACAAAAACTGATTAATAAATATGTCTTCAGTTATCATAACCAAGACTttgtaaagcctttgactactcAGGAACCAAGGATACTGTAGTTGCTGATCTATTTGTGTACAAATGGATTCTACCTTTTCTTAAATTCAAACTGAGAGCAAGTTATAAACAGCATGTTGAAAAATGAACCTCAGATTAGAGGTTAATATTTTTTAcatgaaaagtttatttttgttgttagcctgatttttaaaaaatccagttaGCAGTGTTCAGGAataggaaagggaagggaagggtaaGTACAGTTTGTTGGGACCTAGTAATGGAGGTGAAAATGTTACTGTATTTCATCTGATCTTTGCCAAGATCCTGTGAGATTATTGgtatatccccattttacaagtgagactGAGACTTAGAGAGGTTGAGGAACTTACACAGATTcacatcaactgataaatggtGAAACTTGGATTCAGACCCAGGTTTTTCTACCTTTGAACACTATGCTTTTTATTATCTATCGATGCTTCTAAGAGCACTGTTTGCATATGTGattgaaaatgattattttctgtACATTAAGttgatatacttttttttctttcagatgtttTAATACCCAAATTCAAAGAATATATAGTATACCATTCTTCTAAAACCAAGAGGAAATCATGAAGAAATGTTTTAACTGTTGAAACTCAGTTGAAATCATGGCCACATCAGCAAATCTGGATATTGGAGCGCAGCTGATAGTGGAAGAGTGTCCAAGCAGTTACAGTCTAAGTGGCATGCCAGACATTAAAATAGAACATCAGCCGGACTCCAGTGCAGAAGAAGGATCAGCCCAGGGTGTTGCCATGGGAATGAAGTTCATACTGCCTAACCGATTTGATATGAATGTCTGTTCTCGGTTTGTGAAGTCCTTAAATGAAGAGGATAGTAAAAATATTCAAGATCAAGTTAACTCAGACCTGGAGGTGGCATCTGTCCTATTTAAAGGTTGAAAGTTATGGTATAAATACctgcatttgttttgtttttgtttgtttgttttttcctttctgttcatgaaattttcgTTTGGGAAGAGAGTTTGGAAGTCACCTTTTAATATGGTTTTCTAGAATCTTACAGAAACCAGAATTAAATAATTTCATGTTATATAATGTCCATAAGTAcatgttgatttttttatttcttgcttgACCTTTGTTTACTTACAAATTCTCTACTAAAGTTTCTTATTGTACCTTTTAAAGttataggagaaaaaaattatatgtgccttttataaatgaattaattccATGAATATGTGATTGGCATTAGCTTCTTGTGCTTTAATGCAGTGAAATCTGTCATCACACTGTAGATTTACTTTTATAACCATCTATTGAGTAAAATAAACCTCTCTGGATAATATTGCTCAAgcttaatattgattttttttctggaacttttacTAGTACAAATTTTTTATGGCAAAAAATAATGTCACTTCAGAACCAGTTGAAGATATTATACgtgttgtattttttaatgtaaacattgACGTAGAACTTGGAAATGCTTTGttgttaaaatattgttttaatgtgtttaaattaattttacttaGCTGAATGCAATATCCATACATCTCCTTCTCCGGGAATTCAAGTAAGGCATGTCTACACTCCGTCTACAACAAAGCACTTCTCACCCATAAAGCAGTCAACTACTTTAACCAACAAACACAGAGGAAATGAGGTCTCAACCACACCTCTGTTAGCAAATTGTAAGTATTTCCCACTGCTGTATGAAAATATTGTTATTGCTAATGTAATAGTTTCAAGAGTTTGGCtttgaaacattattttcattaaatgcaTATCCTGTTTTGGAAAGCATAAGTGATATCCTGATAGTTTTAGTAATTTAAAGCTTTCACATATTATCACATATTCAAATATATCATGTTTTATGTTTCTCTGTTGAGAATGGATTGAAACTTTAATTCTTAAAACCTTCATAGTTTTACTATAAAAACTAtagtaaaaagttaaataaaaaactatagtaaaaaatgaattatgaaaCTATAAAAAATGAGTTATTCTGAACTTTGGGCAAAGCAAGACATTGTCTTTTTGTGTTCTTGGAGTGGGTTTTACTTGTACACTAGATCACTATCAACAAGTGATTTGTAGTAAAAACTGAGTGATctctaatataatttttaatcaaaatataataTGAATATGAAACCACCTCTTAAAAACTTtgaatttacaatttttaaaatgtagaattattctaaaagaaataaaatgaagattttcTGTATAAGTTAGAAAATACTCTATATAGTTCAGATTTCTTAATGAGAGAAAACCAGTCAGCAGTTTGATGTTAGGAACTGTATTTGAGAATATAAGGTAAATGTATCTATATTCTAAAGCATGGTGAAATATATGTCTTTATTTCGGAAACATTCTATCCTTCCAGATTTTGAATCATATCCTGTGACAGGTAAGCTAGAAAGAGTTCATGGACTTTTAACTCCACCTCAGGgcgatttttgtttttttgacattTATGTAAATTTGCATATGGCTCCCAATTGCTTTCCTTTCTGTATTAAGGCCACCCAGTCATATCACCTGAAGTCAAGGATTGAGTGATACTGATTTTAAAGTGAGCTATGATATAACTGTGCCTGTTtggctttgttttaaaataaagagattaCCTTAAAATATTCCAGCTATAGTTGTTTTTTTAACCATACTGAGAGGCTTaagggatcctagttccccaaccaggaatcaaacccaggcccctgcagttagagcactgagtcctaaccactggaccaccagggaattccccaaaacCATAGCgtttttgagtttaaaaaaaaacagctggaTATCATGTGGTTCACAGCCCTCATGATACAGACGAAAATGTTTAATCAGCTCTCCAGGCTCCCACAGCTAATTAGCCAGAGCTAGGTCTGCACTCAAGAATTTACTCTCAAGgctagtttttcatttatttcctcatttcttcTAAAGTTAAGAAATACCcattatttcaagaaataatatTTGGGACTTAAAGGAATTCAGTCAATTAAAACACAAGAGTCTTTTAAACCCAACTTCCTTATAAGCTTGGACAAAGAgagattttaaactttttatttatttattatttttatttgtctgtgccaggtcttagttggggcaggATCTagtccctgactagggattggacccggccccctgcattgggagcacagaatcttagacactggaccaccaggaaagttccaagagagattttaaaaattaagtacctAAACCATTTCTTTAATTGATAAGATCAGTAACAGTTTGAATTGTTAATAATTGTCAATTTGCATATTCATTGACAATAACACTTTGCAGCTGTCAGAATTGCCTTAAACATATATGAGTCAATTCTCAGACTCTTATATGTTTAAGATAATGCTGACATTTGCAAATGTTAGGCTATATTTtaagttgaaaagtgaaagtgttactcactcagtggtatctgactctttgcaaccgcgtggacccaggctcctctgtccatgtaattctccaggcaagaatactgccgtggatagccattcccttctccaggggatcttcccaacccagggattgtgttttggagaagaaaattgctACATGAACATAAACAATGAGATGATGGTAGTGTACCCTACAGATACATGTGAAACTTTTTTATGGTATTGTTTCAGCTTTATCTGTTCACCAGCTGGCTGCCCAGGGAGAGATGCTCTACCTGGCTACTCGAATCGAGCAAGGTACTAGCCTGTttttaagaatgtatttaaaacaaatttaatagGATTTGTcagatttgttattttattttatacaagaaagtataaaaacaaaaaagaaatggttgtATAATCTCACCAGGCAGATAACCCAatagattatttaaaaagtaataatctaaaaaataataaaaagattatttaaataataataatagattattttaaaaatagtaatgtcATGTATAGCAGTTACAGCTTCACTTACCACCCTAGCCTTTCCTCCAAATGCACGCACTGTAAGTTTCTTACATTTTCAGAAGACTTTTCTGgagaatatttctatttatacTTGGGGCTATATGTGAGAATATGTATGtgcttttttggaaaaaaaaatatacacagtGCATTACACTTTTTTTCACCCATGTAAACACACAAAGatctgtttcattcctttttaatagGTCTGTGGTTTTGCACTGTATTGCATGTGTACATgctatgtctttattttttaatgagtccCCCTGGTAGTAgttgattccagtttgtttttattttaacaatatcaTTGGCATTGTTTTGAAGTATATCCATAGGGTAAATTCCTATAAGTATATTTACTGAGTCAAAAGGTgcatgaatttatatatatatgtaaccaGATGCTTGCCCTATCCTCACACCAGAGTTAGAGTTTCTGCTTCCCCATAACTCCACTGACATGGAATACTATCAGATTTAAATCTTTGCTAATCTCATGGGTGAAAAATGGTATTTCATGCTggttttgtttgccttttttaaattatggtctatttgaatttctttttgtgtGAACTGCCTgttttatattgatttatatgaGCTCCTGCCTAAATTAAAGAAGTTCACTTTTTGCTTATGTTGCATATCATTTTTCCCCCGTTTCCCatttttcctttgactttatattttcaaacaaaagcTTAACATTTTTAAGTGGTAAACTTTTATCCTTGTGATGTCTGAGTTTTATATCTTGCTTAGAAACGATTTCCTACTCcaagtttataaataaattcactcATGCCTTATTCTAGAATTTCTGTGGtttccttttttacatttctttaaccTACGTGGAACATGTTTTGGTGCAATGAGGTAAAGATGGAGTTTtactcttgttttcatttttcgaAACACTAGCCAATTGTCCCAATATTATCAGTTGAACGCAGGGCATATGATTAAAGAGTGGTTTTTTTACTCATGTCATTCTTTTATAAGAAAGGCTCATTTCATCATTTAGAATCATGTCATTCTTTTATAAGAAAGacttattttatcttttgtttgtttataagtGTATGAAGATCTTATTCTCAATATACTAAATAAATTTAGGGACGAAACTGTGGACCCAGTAGACTGAGTCTAGGGAGCAAAATTGGTTTTGAGGTAGAATTGCGTAAAACTGTTTTTCAAGTGATTGAGTTTTCATTCACATTATGATAccaaaaatttgagaaaattcaaagGCAGCAATGTTAACTGGTGAGTAAAAATAGCTTTAATAAGATCTTggctgtgatggattcattttgatatttggcaaaactgatacaattatgtaaagtttaaaaataaaattaaaaaaaaaagatcttggaCTTTctataatatgtatttatataatgcTAAGGGCTATCATTAGCCTAATTTTTATTGTGATCCTCCCAGTTTTACATTGAGATGAGCAAGGTCTTATTCTGGatgttaaagaaattaaatgatatGCCGGAAAGCGACAGTCAGCATTCAAACTCTGATCTCCTGATTCTGAGTCCGGTGTTCTACGGACTGTCCTGTACCTAGCATTATGTTGTATCCAGTAGTTTATAGTTTTAATAATGTACTGTTTGAACTCAGCTATGTACATTGAGGCCATATTTTAATACATTCAGACTGAAAATTGCAAAAACACAGTAGTTCAGTGAACCCAAATCAGCACAGTATGAACCTCATTGAGTAACAGTCACCTTTTTAGAATGCCAGTATTTTCATAGCAATATTAATATGTGGTTGTTAAATTAGATCAcaaaaattgcttttcttttaaatagaaaatgttaTCAACCACACGGACGAAGAAGGATTTACCCCTCTGATGTGGGCTGCAGCACACGGGCAAATAGCTGTGGTAGAGTTTCTACTTCAGAATGTAAGGAAAACCCCGCAGACAATGTATATGTACAGTTATTCAAGTTCAGTTAAGTATATAGTAGTTTTTGTATCTCCAGCCAGCTAGATGTAATGGCAGAGGATCAAAAACAAGAAAGTTTACATGCTCTTCTTCATATTCTTGTGGAACTCAGATCTAGTTAAATAGGCAAGTGTAGTCATTCATGAAGCAGTGAGAGAGAAGTGAATGCCCAGCACAATGGGGAAAAAGTCTGTAAGAGAAGCTTCTTGGAGAAGATATAATTTGGCTCCAAGTGGCAAGACAGTTAGGATCCAggtagagggagaaaggaagaccTTCAGATGACCTTGATAACGGAGCATCCAGGAGTAGACGTTTGTGTTAGTACTGTGTTAACCCCAGAACGTTACCTGACCTATAATTATTATTGACGAAAGTAACaatattcttattttcaaaaaactgagacgtcttttctctccatttcccactccagggcgCTGATCCTCAGCTTTTAGGAAAAGGTCGAGAAAGTGCTCTGTCATTGGCCTGTAGCAAGGGCTACACAGATATTGTCAAAATGCTGCTGGATTGTGGAGTTGATGTAAATGAATATGATTGGGTGAGTCTATAATACTGATTTTTGGGTTTTGGGAAACTATATTTTATTAAACACTTAGAAGAATACCTTTAGTTAATGAAACGCCTAGAAGAAAAAGTTACTGTCCTAATTCTGATTTAAGTATTcctcacaaaatttttaaattagcttAAACTACTTTTACATGCCCAATTCTTAGTAAAGCTTCACACAGCAGCACTAAATTATTTGAATCTTATCCTTGAAAAGCTAAATcacctgtttttttcccccagaatggAGGGACACCTTTGCTTTACGCTGTACACGGAAATCATGTGAAATGTGTAAAAATGCTCTTAGGTAAGCAGGCAAAGTGGAAACATTGAGAAAATGCCACGTGAAGATGTGGTTTTTTACAAGCTGCCTCACGAGAATTGTGAGCTGCCCCTGCCATATTATGCACCCTGGAGCACCCCTTCCCTGAGGCTTTCATGTAGCCCCAGCCCCAGCACACCGCACGCCTGCAGTCACAGCGTCTGTTCTTGCTGCTTTGCTTTCAGAGCTCACATGTGAACCCgtggcttttttctcttttctctacctaCAGTGTCTTTAAGCCGAAGTTCTATCGGTGGTTGTGTATTAGTTTCAGTTGCTCTAGAGGATGCCTGTATGTTTAAAGTGTCTTCCCTCTGACCCACCAGAGTGAATTCTGTGCCCTTCCTGTACTCTGTCAGACCATCCAGAAAATACCCTCCAAATTTGCAAAAAAGCTGTCCCGCTATTTGCACATGAGCCACCATAGACAGACACATCCACgtgttcattttgtttatgtaGATGTTTCTATTTTGGTATAGAAAATGGAGCTGACCCAACAATTGAAACTGACTCTGGGTATAATTCTATGGATCTAGCTGTAGCCCTGGGCTATAGAAGTGGTAAGTGTTTTAGAATTCTCAGGTTCCATTTTAGTAAAGTTCTGTGATAATAGAAGCCAGTGGTCCAGACTGTTCTCACCACTTGCAGTCATGGAACACGTATGTTATCCTAACTCCTGACATATACTTTTAATTGTGGGTAAAATCAACTGATTCCTACAAAGTCTAGAAATGAGTTTGTTACTGTTACTTTTCACCCACCCAAACAATAGTTGCTGGAGGATAAGTGCACACCTATTTACAGATCTGTTTAATATTTCCTAGCACACTGTTTAAACAATGCTTGATAGTTGCCCTGTCTCTGTTCCTTAGAACAGAGAAATATAAGAACAGCCTTATATTCTGGACTCTTCTTCAGTTCCAAAATTTAGAAACCCAAAACAGAAAAATCCAATAACTTGAACAACTGTTAAAGCCAGTGATAGACTAAGTTTTATGTATTGCATTGTAATCTTATCTCCCTTGAACTATGAGTATATCctaattagaaattattttaggaaaaagtTGGTGAGGTTAAGTTGAAtttgatagtttttaaaattttgtaatgaGCGTGCTGTAGTCTTGATCACCTGTCTGTTTTAGTTCAACAGGTTATTGAGTCCCATTTATTGAAACTGCTTCAGAACATCAAGGAGTAGACAGAGTCGTCAGAAAGTGTCATCTGCCCTTCGGTTTACCTTTGGCCCTTATAAATGATAGTTTTGTTTACTTATAAATTTTTACCTCAGTTGcaatatttactgatttttagTAAGTTTTAATAAGTATTCCTCTGAGTCACTGGTTTATAAAAAAGTTAAtgttgatggttttttttttaataaatgtgttttactgcatatttaaaattataagtgaGTGTTTTGTGGCATGTAAATTTTTATGGTACAGATGGTTATCTGTCTTTGTATCAAGTGCTGTAATTTAACGTTTTTGGAAATTATTCCTCCCTATTCATCTTCACTCTTGTCTTAACTCATTGACTTTATATAGGGTTTGCTATAAATCCATAGAAAAAAATTTGTTATTATTGAATTTCAAAATGCACAGTGTGATTGTTTACAAAATGATGTTATAAATGAATAAAGTCCTTTTTTGCTGTTTGCCTgcagctttttctttaaaattacataaGATTATTAAtggaattcggagaaggcaatggcatcctactccagtacttttgcctagaaaatcccatggacggaggagcctggtaggctgcagtccatggggtcgctagagttggacacgactgagcgacttcactttcacttttcacttt
Proteins encoded in this window:
- the ANKRA2 gene encoding ankyrin repeat family A protein 2, which translates into the protein MATSANLDIGAQLIVEECPSSYSLSGMPDIKIEHQPDSSAEEGSAQGVAMGMKFILPNRFDMNVCSRFVKSLNEEDSKNIQDQVNSDLEVASVLFKAECNIHTSPSPGIQVRHVYTPSTTKHFSPIKQSTTLTNKHRGNEVSTTPLLANSLSVHQLAAQGEMLYLATRIEQENVINHTDEEGFTPLMWAAAHGQIAVVEFLLQNGADPQLLGKGRESALSLACSKGYTDIVKMLLDCGVDVNEYDWNGGTPLLYAVHGNHVKCVKMLLENGADPTIETDSGYNSMDLAVALGYRSVQQVIESHLLKLLQNIKE